A part of Geothrix oryzae genomic DNA contains:
- the ndk gene encoding nucleoside-diphosphate kinase gives MTLERTFAIVKPDAVKDGHIGEIIAAIEQSGLKIVGLKLTQLTRAICQGFYHEHVGKGFYPELEAFMTEGPVAIMVLEGENAILRWRDLMGATNPANAAEGTLRKRFGASIGRNATHGSDKPESAKFEVSYFFNAFEQM, from the coding sequence ATGACCCTAGAGCGCACCTTTGCCATCGTCAAGCCCGATGCCGTCAAGGACGGCCACATCGGCGAAATCATCGCCGCCATTGAGCAGAGCGGCCTGAAGATCGTGGGCCTCAAGCTGACCCAGCTCACCCGCGCCATCTGCCAGGGTTTCTACCACGAGCATGTCGGCAAGGGGTTCTATCCGGAGCTGGAGGCCTTCATGACCGAGGGCCCCGTGGCCATCATGGTGCTCGAGGGCGAGAACGCCATCCTGCGCTGGCGCGACCTCATGGGCGCCACCAACCCCGCCAACGCCGCCGAGGGCACCCTCCGCAAGCGCTTCGGCGCCAGCATCGGCCGCAATGCCACCCACGGCAGCGACAAGCCCGAGAGCGCCAAGTTCGAAGTGAGCTATTTCTTCAACGCCTTCGAGCAGATGTGA
- a CDS encoding chemotaxis protein CheX, which translates to MNVAFINPFIEATLRSLEMMANISAEKIGLSVKEDLITTYDISAIIGITGDTSGSIILSFPVGLACRIAGNMLMEEIADLNQSVEDAIGEIGNIVVGDARRLLIQDGFSLSISVPTVVVGKGHKISRSGDVPCIAIPFTTPFGEFEVNVGLKD; encoded by the coding sequence ATGAACGTCGCCTTCATCAATCCATTCATCGAAGCCACCCTTCGCAGCCTCGAAATGATGGCCAACATCTCGGCCGAGAAGATCGGTCTGTCCGTCAAAGAGGACTTGATCACCACCTATGACATCTCCGCCATCATCGGCATCACCGGGGACACCTCCGGGTCCATCATCCTCAGCTTCCCGGTGGGCCTGGCCTGCCGCATCGCCGGCAACATGCTCATGGAGGAGATCGCGGACCTGAACCAGTCGGTGGAGGATGCCATCGGCGAGATCGGCAATATCGTGGTGGGTGACGCCCGGCGCCTGCTCATCCAGGACGGGTTCAGCCTCTCCATCTCGGTGCCCACCGTGGTGGTCGGCAAAGGCCACAAGATCAGCCGCAGCGGCGATGTCCCCTGCATCGCCATCCCCTTCACGACCCCCTTCGGGGAGTTCGAAGTGAATGTGGGGCTGAAGGATTAG
- the secA gene encoding preprotein translocase subunit SecA, giving the protein MLDNFLKKLIGSKNDRELKRLWARVQAINVLEPEISALSDDALKAKTPYLKEKLANGATLEDILPEAFAVCREASKRVLKMRHFDVQLVGGMALHEGKVAEMRTGEGKTLTATLPLYLNALAGKGAHLVTVNDYLARRDAEWMGRLYTWLGLSIGIIQHGLEDQQRRDAYACDITYATNNELGFDYLRDNMKWDLEEFTQRGFSYAIVDEVDSILIDEARTPLIIAGSSEEDTSKYFRIDAVVPKLKAEVHYKVDEKDRQVMLTDEGIHYAEQLLGVANLYDPTSIETLHGLNQALLAHNLYRLDVDYMVRPKEDGKGMEVVIVDEFTGRLMPGRRWSNGLHQAIEAKEGVEVNAENQTLATVTFQNFFRMYTKLAGMTGTAETEATELHSIYKLDVIIIPTNMPMIRKDFADTVYSTRAGKKKAIVEEIKELHTKGQPVLVGTASIESSEDLADALKAARIPHVVLNAKHHEREAEIVAQAGRKGAVTIATNMAGRGTDIILGGNPEGLARLEAKKKDIALYDEEGFETAEFSALVEQMREQTAAEHEEVVGLGGLHILGTERHESRRIDNQLRGRAGRQGDPGSSRFYLSLEDDLMRIFGGDRIKNLMGAMGMNDDEPIEAGMVTRAIERSQKRVETHHFEIRKHLLEYDDVMNKQRIFFYGLRTEILKGNTKDYVLQVAGEIAEGISNDFLPDKGERDLAGFRERVEQLFAISGEEVDAVGQLPQAQATVALATLVQRIYEGKDERLGGDGMRSYERWSILQIIDAAWKRHLLVMDHLKEAIGFRGYGQKDPLVEYKRESYEYFEQMRFGYEDEIISYLFRVEPQPAYVPDEDFFRGPSETIELGPDEQGNASEGIQRVLRFTAGGLED; this is encoded by the coding sequence ATGCTCGACAACTTTCTCAAGAAACTCATCGGCTCCAAGAACGACCGGGAGCTGAAGCGGCTGTGGGCCCGGGTTCAGGCCATCAATGTCCTGGAACCGGAGATCTCGGCCCTCAGCGATGATGCGCTGAAGGCCAAGACGCCCTACCTCAAGGAGAAGCTGGCCAACGGCGCCACCCTGGAGGACATCCTGCCCGAGGCTTTCGCCGTCTGCCGGGAAGCCAGCAAGCGCGTGCTGAAGATGCGCCACTTCGATGTGCAGCTGGTGGGCGGCATGGCCCTGCACGAGGGCAAGGTGGCCGAGATGCGGACGGGTGAAGGCAAGACCCTCACCGCCACGCTGCCGCTCTACCTGAATGCCCTGGCCGGCAAGGGCGCCCATCTCGTCACGGTGAACGACTACCTGGCCCGCCGCGACGCCGAGTGGATGGGGCGCCTCTACACCTGGCTGGGCCTCAGCATCGGCATCATCCAGCACGGCCTGGAAGACCAGCAGCGCCGCGATGCCTACGCCTGCGACATCACCTACGCCACCAACAACGAGCTGGGTTTCGACTACCTCCGCGACAACATGAAGTGGGACCTGGAGGAATTCACCCAGCGCGGCTTCAGCTACGCCATCGTCGACGAGGTGGACAGCATCCTCATCGACGAGGCCCGCACCCCGCTCATCATTGCGGGCAGCAGCGAAGAGGACACCTCCAAGTACTTCCGCATCGATGCGGTGGTGCCGAAGCTCAAGGCGGAAGTCCACTACAAGGTGGACGAGAAGGACCGTCAGGTGATGCTCACCGACGAGGGCATCCACTACGCCGAGCAGCTGCTGGGCGTGGCGAACCTCTACGATCCGACCAGCATCGAGACCCTCCACGGCCTCAACCAGGCCCTGCTGGCGCACAACCTCTACCGCCTGGATGTGGACTACATGGTCCGCCCGAAGGAGGACGGCAAGGGCATGGAAGTGGTCATCGTGGACGAGTTCACGGGCCGCCTCATGCCGGGCCGCCGCTGGTCCAACGGCCTGCACCAGGCCATTGAGGCCAAGGAGGGCGTGGAGGTCAACGCCGAGAACCAGACCCTTGCCACCGTGACCTTCCAGAACTTCTTCCGCATGTACACCAAGCTGGCGGGCATGACCGGCACGGCGGAGACCGAGGCCACGGAACTGCACTCCATCTACAAGCTCGATGTGATCATCATCCCCACGAACATGCCCATGATCCGCAAGGACTTCGCGGATACGGTCTACTCGACCCGCGCCGGGAAGAAGAAGGCCATCGTCGAGGAGATCAAGGAACTGCACACCAAGGGACAGCCCGTCCTGGTGGGCACCGCCAGCATCGAGAGCAGCGAGGACCTTGCGGACGCCCTCAAGGCGGCCCGCATCCCCCATGTGGTGCTGAACGCGAAGCACCACGAGCGGGAAGCCGAGATCGTGGCCCAGGCCGGCCGCAAGGGGGCCGTCACCATCGCCACCAACATGGCCGGTCGCGGCACGGACATCATCCTGGGCGGCAATCCCGAAGGCCTGGCCCGGCTCGAAGCGAAGAAGAAGGACATCGCCCTCTACGACGAAGAGGGCTTCGAAACGGCCGAGTTCTCGGCCCTCGTGGAGCAGATGCGCGAGCAGACCGCGGCGGAGCACGAGGAAGTGGTCGGCCTCGGAGGCCTGCACATCCTGGGCACGGAACGCCACGAGAGCCGCCGCATCGACAACCAGCTCCGCGGCCGCGCCGGCCGCCAGGGCGACCCCGGCAGCAGCCGCTTCTACCTGTCCCTCGAGGACGACCTGATGCGGATCTTCGGCGGCGACCGCATCAAGAACCTCATGGGCGCCATGGGCATGAACGATGACGAGCCCATCGAGGCCGGCATGGTCACCCGCGCCATCGAGCGCAGCCAGAAGCGGGTGGAGACCCACCACTTCGAGATCCGCAAGCACCTGCTCGAGTACGACGATGTGATGAACAAGCAGCGCATCTTCTTCTACGGGCTGCGCACGGAGATCCTCAAGGGCAACACCAAGGACTATGTCCTGCAGGTCGCAGGCGAGATCGCCGAAGGCATCTCCAACGACTTCCTGCCCGACAAGGGCGAGCGCGACCTCGCCGGATTCCGCGAGCGCGTGGAGCAGCTCTTCGCCATTTCCGGGGAAGAGGTGGACGCGGTGGGCCAGCTGCCCCAGGCCCAGGCCACCGTGGCCCTGGCCACCCTGGTGCAGCGCATCTACGAGGGCAAGGACGAGCGGCTGGGCGGCGACGGCATGCGCAGCTACGAGCGCTGGTCCATCCTCCAGATCATCGACGCGGCCTGGAAGCGCCACCTGCTGGTCATGGACCACCTGAAGGAGGCCATCGGCTTCCGCGGCTACGGCCAGAAGGATCCCCTGGTGGAATACAAGCGGGAAAGCTACGAATACTTCGAGCAGATGCGCTTCGGCTACGAGGACGAAATCATCTCGTACCTCTTCCGTGTGGAGCCCCAGCCGGCCTATGTGCCCGATGAGGACTTCTTCCGCGGCCCCTCGGAGACCATCGAGCTCGGGCCCGACGAGCAGGGCAACGCCTCGGAAGGCATCCAGCGCGTCCTCCGGTTCACGGCCGGGGGATTGGAGGACTGA
- a CDS encoding GatB/YqeY domain-containing protein, protein MLNRLQADLKTAMLARDAPRTQVLRMALAAYKNEAVAKGLGPQGTLAEADALAVLKRLVKSREDSVAQFEKVGQTDRAAQERAEIELLKPYLPAMLEGPALEAAVRAAIAQTGATAKKDMGLVMKALQAAHGGAFDGKAASALVQGLLA, encoded by the coding sequence ATGCTCAATCGCCTGCAGGCCGATCTGAAAACCGCCATGCTGGCGCGGGATGCGCCGCGGACCCAGGTATTGCGCATGGCCCTCGCCGCCTACAAGAATGAAGCCGTGGCCAAGGGGCTAGGCCCGCAGGGAACCCTGGCCGAAGCCGACGCCCTGGCGGTGCTCAAGCGCCTGGTGAAATCGCGGGAGGACAGCGTCGCCCAGTTCGAGAAGGTGGGCCAGACGGATCGGGCCGCCCAGGAGCGGGCAGAGATCGAGCTGCTGAAGCCCTACCTGCCGGCCATGCTCGAGGGACCGGCCCTGGAGGCCGCCGTGCGGGCCGCCATCGCCCAGACCGGGGCCACGGCCAAGAAGGACATGGGCCTGGTGATGAAGGCCCTCCAGGCGGCCCACGGGGGCGCCTTCGACGGCAAGGCCGCCAGTGCCCTGGTGCAGGGGCTTCTGGCTTAA
- a CDS encoding ferredoxin, producing the protein MAITKVWIEEGCIVCNACEAECPDVFHVTDTSCNINGSVREDGVDSENREEMSALSGSFGTDLEASIEAAAAGCPVEVIKFEKA; encoded by the coding sequence ATGGCCATCACCAAAGTCTGGATCGAAGAAGGCTGCATCGTGTGCAATGCCTGCGAAGCCGAGTGCCCCGATGTCTTCCATGTCACGGACACCAGCTGCAACATCAACGGCTCCGTGCGCGAGGACGGCGTGGATTCCGAGAACCGTGAGGAGATGAGCGCCCTGTCCGGCAGCTTCGGCACGGACCTGGAAGCCAGCATCGAGGCCGCCGCCGCCGGTTGCCCCGTGGAAGTCATCAAGTTCGAGAAGGCTTAA
- the proS gene encoding proline--tRNA ligase: MKQSKLLIQTLRETPRDADVVSQQLMMRAGMIQKVAAGIYSYLPLAFRSIRKFEEIVREELAKDGCQELLMPAVLPADLWQESGRWKFYGDELLRFCDRKAKADMAERRQRGEKPDERDFYNFCLGPTHEEVITDVVRKNVRSYKQLPMNLFQIQTKFRDERRPRFGLMRGREFTMKDGYSFHADDACADREYWAMFNAYKRIFSRLGVKFRPVEADSGAIGGSFTHEFHVLAGSGEDAILSCNACDYTSNIEKTEAPGLPVGDHGKAFELKRDHFRTPGVVGQVEQAAGMIDADHPQGMPLTQTSKFFLYLATFADGTTQLAGAVLRGDHEVNPVKVKNFLGAAEMELMPLEEAEAFTGAKTGFMGPVGLQGVKMLVDRSLEGAVNLTCGANRTDYHHFGLDPARDLPGCTFADLRMAAEQDTCTRCGKGQYQAFRGIEVGQVFKLGTKYSKSMSCTFLDEQGKENPMVMGCYGIGITRTVAAAIEQNFDADGIIWPWPIAPYQVQVVCLDPGSEEVAGVASMVEKDLEAAGFEVLHDDREGLSPGAKFKDADLLGFPLRLTVGAKGLKDGLVELRDRRTKEVVKLKPEAAVAEVSAARDRIMQELETAGGR, encoded by the coding sequence ATGAAGCAGTCGAAGCTCCTGATCCAGACCCTGCGCGAGACGCCGCGCGATGCCGATGTGGTGAGCCAGCAGCTCATGATGCGCGCCGGCATGATCCAGAAGGTGGCGGCGGGCATCTACAGTTACCTGCCCCTGGCCTTCCGGAGCATCCGCAAGTTCGAGGAGATCGTCCGCGAGGAACTGGCCAAGGACGGTTGCCAGGAACTGCTCATGCCCGCCGTGCTGCCCGCCGACCTGTGGCAGGAAAGCGGCCGTTGGAAGTTCTACGGCGACGAGCTGCTCCGGTTCTGCGACCGCAAGGCCAAGGCTGACATGGCCGAACGCCGCCAGAGGGGCGAGAAGCCGGACGAGCGCGACTTCTACAATTTCTGCCTCGGCCCCACCCACGAAGAAGTGATCACGGATGTCGTCCGGAAGAATGTGCGCAGCTACAAGCAGCTGCCCATGAACCTCTTCCAGATCCAGACCAAGTTCCGCGACGAGCGGCGCCCGCGCTTCGGCCTCATGCGGGGCCGCGAGTTCACGATGAAGGACGGCTACTCTTTCCACGCGGACGACGCCTGCGCCGACCGCGAATACTGGGCCATGTTCAATGCCTACAAGCGCATCTTCTCGCGCCTGGGCGTGAAGTTCCGGCCCGTGGAGGCGGACAGCGGCGCCATCGGCGGCAGCTTCACCCACGAGTTCCATGTGCTGGCTGGCAGCGGCGAGGACGCGATCCTCAGCTGCAACGCCTGCGACTACACCTCCAACATCGAGAAGACGGAGGCCCCGGGCCTGCCCGTCGGGGACCACGGCAAGGCCTTCGAGCTGAAGCGGGACCACTTCCGCACGCCGGGCGTGGTGGGACAGGTGGAGCAGGCGGCGGGCATGATCGATGCGGACCATCCGCAGGGCATGCCTCTCACCCAGACCAGCAAGTTCTTCCTCTACCTGGCCACTTTCGCGGATGGCACCACGCAGCTGGCCGGTGCCGTGCTGCGCGGCGACCATGAGGTGAATCCCGTGAAGGTGAAGAACTTCCTCGGCGCCGCCGAGATGGAGCTGATGCCCCTGGAGGAGGCCGAGGCCTTCACCGGCGCCAAGACGGGTTTCATGGGACCCGTGGGCCTGCAGGGCGTGAAGATGCTGGTGGACCGCAGCCTCGAAGGGGCAGTGAACCTCACCTGCGGCGCGAACCGGACGGACTACCACCACTTCGGGCTGGACCCGGCCCGCGACCTGCCGGGCTGCACCTTTGCGGACCTGCGCATGGCCGCCGAACAGGACACCTGCACCCGCTGCGGGAAGGGCCAGTACCAGGCCTTCCGCGGCATCGAGGTGGGCCAGGTCTTCAAGCTGGGCACCAAGTATTCCAAGTCCATGTCCTGCACCTTCCTGGACGAGCAGGGCAAGGAAAACCCCATGGTGATGGGCTGCTACGGCATCGGCATCACCCGTACAGTGGCCGCGGCCATCGAGCAGAACTTCGACGCCGACGGCATCATCTGGCCCTGGCCCATCGCGCCCTACCAGGTGCAGGTGGTCTGCCTGGATCCCGGCAGCGAAGAAGTCGCGGGCGTGGCCTCCATGGTGGAGAAGGACCTGGAGGCCGCCGGCTTCGAGGTGCTGCACGACGATCGCGAAGGTCTGAGCCCCGGCGCCAAGTTCAAGGACGCGGATCTGCTGGGCTTCCCCCTGCGCCTCACCGTGGGTGCCAAGGGCCTGAAGGATGGACTCGTGGAATTGCGCGACCGCCGCACCAAGGAGGTCGTCAAGCTCAAGCCGGAGGCCGCCGTGGCCGAGGTGTCCGCCGCCCGCGACCGCATCATGCAGGAACTGGAAACCGCAGGAGGGCGCTGA
- a CDS encoding thiamine-phosphate kinase, with translation MSLQETGILAQIRALLPGGESLVDDCGALPPTPAGHRLLVTTDLMESGQHFRLDWHPPDLLARKLLAVNLSDLDASGARPFGYTLTLALGPEVDAPWLTTFLAGLAAGSREADVQVLGGDTVGRPAGLGLGLTAFGFAARWLRRDGLRPGDRIFVDQRPGASLRGLRKLQAGQRWDPARPDADLEAHLAPRPRLGLGLRLAEIPEIHACLDLSDGLSRDLRNLAEASGLSIVLEPALDEDARRGGEDYARCFGTSLPQAELESRLGLPLLPVGTVMPRGAAPLLAYDGDSLLPLPDLSFDHFGSS, from the coding sequence ATGAGCCTGCAGGAGACGGGAATTCTTGCCCAGATCCGGGCCCTGCTGCCCGGAGGCGAGAGCCTGGTGGACGACTGCGGCGCCCTGCCTCCCACCCCGGCCGGCCACCGTCTTCTGGTGACCACGGACCTCATGGAATCCGGCCAGCACTTCCGCCTCGACTGGCATCCGCCTGACCTGCTGGCCCGCAAGCTCCTGGCCGTGAACCTCTCGGATCTGGATGCCTCCGGGGCCCGCCCCTTCGGCTACACCCTCACCCTGGCGCTGGGGCCGGAGGTCGACGCCCCCTGGCTGACGACCTTCCTGGCGGGCTTGGCCGCGGGCTCCCGGGAGGCCGATGTCCAGGTTCTGGGGGGGGATACGGTGGGCCGGCCCGCGGGCCTGGGCCTGGGCCTCACGGCCTTCGGGTTTGCCGCCCGCTGGCTGCGGCGGGATGGCCTGCGACCCGGCGACCGGATCTTCGTGGACCAGCGCCCCGGCGCCAGCCTCCGGGGCCTGCGGAAGCTCCAGGCCGGGCAGCGCTGGGACCCCGCCCGCCCCGATGCGGATCTGGAGGCCCACCTGGCCCCTCGGCCGCGGCTGGGCCTCGGCCTCCGGCTGGCGGAAATCCCCGAGATCCACGCCTGCCTGGATTTGTCCGATGGCTTGAGCCGGGATCTCCGCAACCTGGCCGAGGCCTCGGGCCTCAGCATCGTGCTCGAGCCGGCCCTGGACGAGGATGCGCGGAGAGGCGGCGAGGACTATGCCCGCTGCTTCGGCACCTCCCTGCCCCAGGCGGAGCTGGAGTCGCGGCTGGGCCTGCCCCTCCTTCCCGTCGGCACGGTCATGCCCCGCGGGGCGGCCCCCCTCCTGGCCTATGATGGGGATTCGCTGCTTCCCCTGCCCGACCTCAGCTTCGATCACTTCGGATCTTCATGA